Within the Arthrobacter sp. UKPF54-2 genome, the region GCTGTGGTGGTCACGGGCGGCGCCAGCGGCATCGGCAAAGCCATCGCCGAGGCCTTCACCGCCAATGGCGACAGAGTGGCCGTCTTGGACCGGTCGGGCGCGGGGGGAGCCATCGCCGTCGATGTCTCGGATGAAGAGAGCGTGAAAGCCGCCTTCGCCACGGCACGGGACCAGTTGGGCAGTATCGACATCCTCGTTAACAGTGCGGGGCTGCTCACCGAATCGCGGCTGGAGGACATGACCCTGGCCATGTGGAACGAGACTATATCCGTCGACCTGACCGGCGTCTTTCTCTGCTGCCGGGAGGTCGTGGGGGAGATGCGGCAGCAGAAGTGGGGCCGCATCATCAACATCGCCTCCCAGCTGGCCATCAAAGGCGGAACCGGGCTCAGCCACTACAGTGCCGCCAAGGCCGGGGTGGTGGGGCTGACAAAAGCCTTGGCCCTGGAAACCGCCGGCGACAATGTGCTGGTAAACAGCATCGCCCCGGGTCCGATAGAAACCCCGCTGGTTGACGGAATATCGGAAGACTGGAAGGCGGCCAAACGTGCCGAGCTTCCGCTGGGGCGGTTCGGAAAACCGGCGGAGGTGGCACCCACAGCTCTCCTGCTAGCGAGCGACCCCGGGGGAAACCTCTTTGTTGGGCAAACTCTCGGCCCCAATTCCGGCGATGTAATGCCCTAGAAAGGGGAAACCGCATGTGCGGTGCCTGCGGACGAACCGTGGTGCCAGATCCCATTCTGGGCCCGGTCAGAACGATGCGGCAACACCTGATTGTCGCAGCCACGATCAACAGCTTGTGTCAGGGCCTGCCGGGAGCCCCCAGAGTGACCGCGCTCAAAGAGGGCTGGATCATGACAGGCCCTTCCGGGGCTTCAAAGCAATGCGAGACCCTTGAAGAACTAGGGGCAGCTGTCCTCGCTTGTTTTACTGAAGCCTCGGTTCGCGGACGCCTGCGCAGGCGTCAGAAAGACTACGCGGCCGACCCGTCCAATGAAGGGCTGCCCGCTCGTGCGGCCGGCATGTTAGCAACAAATCGCAGAGGAGATCTTATGATTGACTTCACCCCCCTTTGGTCACCCTTTCAGATCGGTTCCACTCACCTCGACAACCGGGTGGCGCTGGCTCCGATGACACGGATCAGTGCCACTGAAGACGGACTCGCCACGGAACGAATGGCCTCTTATTACCGGACGTTCGCCCGCGGTGGTTTTGGACTCCTCATTACCGAAGGGATTTATCCTGACACGGCGCACAGCCAGGGCTACCACTACCAGCCAGGCATTGCGACCGAGGAGCAGACCCGGTCTTGGGCCACCGTCGTCGACGGCGTCCACTCGGCTGGCGCACGAATGTTCGCCCAGCTCATGCATGCAGGAGCGCAAAGCCAGGGAAACCGGTTTGTCACGTCCTCGATCGGTCCATCAGCAGTGGCTCCCAAGGGGGAGCAACTCGCGTTCTACCGCGGTGAGGGGCCGTATCCAGTTCCCGCGGAGATCACCCCAGACCAGATGACCGACGTCCGGAAAGGCTTCGTCACGGCTGCGCTGAACGCCAAGCGGGCCGGTTTCGACGGCGTCGAAATCCACGGCGCCAATGGGTATCTGCTGGATCAGTTCCTCACGGACTACCTGAACCAGCGCACAGACAGCTACGGAGGATCGCCGGAAAACAGGGTGCGCTTCGCTGCGGAGATCTGCCGCGACGTCCGGGACGCGGTGGGCCCCGACATGACAGTGGGCATACGAATTTCACAGTCGAAAGTCAGCGACAATGACCACCGATGGAGCGGCACCGGGGAAGAAGCGGAAGTCATCTTCTCCACGCTGGGGGCCACCGGCGTCGACTTCATCCACACCACGGAATACCAGGCGAGCGAGCCCGCATTCGAGGATTCGGAGGAGACTTTGGCCGCACTGGCCAAGGCGCATTCCGGAGTGACAGTGATCGCCAACGGCAAACTCGACGATCCCGAAACCGCGGTGTCCATGTTGCGTGACGGTGCTGCCGACGTCGTCGCGCTCGGCAAGGCCGCCCTGGCCAACCGGAACTGGCCGCATCTGGTCCGGAACAACTTGGAATTCGACGAACTCGACCCCGGCGTTTTCGCTCCCCTCGCGGATGTCAAAGACTGGGAGTTAGAACCTCCCGCCTAAGCCCCAAGACCGCCGTACGCGGTGCCCGGGCGTCATTGCTTTTGCCGCGCCCACAGACGCGACGACGACGGCGGGAGCCTCCCGCCGTCGTCATCGTTTAATGCTGGGTTATGTTCTTAGGCGGAGGCCGAATCCAGGTTGGCTGCACCGTTGTTCAGGCTGAGCGTGAAGGTGTTGGGGCCGCTGGCGTGAACCGCGATGTTGGACTTCGCGGTGTTGTGCCGGACCGAGAGGTCGTGGACCAGGGCGTCCAGCTCGTGATGCATCGTGGAGCGGTCCCAGAGCTTGTGGGTGACAGAGTTGGCAGTTTCAAACGTCATTGTTCAGTGCTTCCATTCATGTTTCCGGGTGTCCGGCCGCCGCACCGATGCGGAGCCGCCGTGTCCATACCAGGAACGCCTGAGACTGGGGCAGCTCTGCGAGCTCACCGGTTTGGCCTCATTGCGTCCACCAGGATGGTGCCCTGGCTCGCTGCGGACGCGTGGCGTCCAGCGATGACCGGGGCTAAGCGGGAGGGGAGTCGAAACCCCGCCTGCCTTTTTATGATGCACAGCGGCCCGACGGCGGCTCAAGCCAGATGGCGATTATTGCGGGTGAGACTCATCACACTCACGCTGCGGGCCGGCGCCAGCGGACCGCCCCGCTCCTGCGCTTTACGCGTCGCGCGTGTGGGCCGTAGCGACGGATTTCCCTACGGCGATCTGGCGTTTGACCTGCTCAAGCTCTTCTTTGAGCTCGTCGACGGTGGCGCGGTATTTGTCGAAGGCCGCGGCCCGGCGCCGGGCCGCGATAAAACTGACGACGGCGGCAATTACGGCCAGCGGGAACGACAGCAGCAGGGCCCACCCGGCGGAGCCGAGGAATTCCAGTGCGATGGGAAGGGCGTGTTTGAAGGCCAAGAAGTCGTTCACCCCGCCGACGACGCCGTTCAGGGCTGCGTCCAGCGGGCCCAGGAACTGGCCCACCACCGGTGTGCCGGACAACGACGGCGCGCTCAGCGGCGGTTCGGCCCCGGTCGACCAGCGCGGATCGGTGAAGTGGTTCAGGACGTAGATGCCGGCGACAGCGTTGAGGGCCGCAAAGAGCAGCACGGACCCCAGCGCGGTCCAGTGCAGGCTGCGCGGGCGCCAGAGGCCGGCCACGAGGGCGAAAACGGCGGCCGCAACCCACATGAGGGTCCGAAGTTCCTCGCGGCCCAGGCCGGCCAGTAGATCCACAGAGTTCCCGCCTTAACGGTTGACGTCGATGCTTGTTCAGGTCCCGAGAGAGCTTATCCCAGTCGCCTCGCCGCCAGTTCGGCGGCGAGCGACGCCGCGTCGACCGGCGCGGAGGTGTCGACGTGGACCGTCCGGCCCACGCCCAGGGGGACCGCATTCTCCGACCATTCAGCCCAGTCGCGTTCTGCCGCGTTCGCGGTCGGATGAATCGCGTGGCGTTGCCGGCCCTGGTAGCGATCCCACGCCAATCCGGGCGGGACTTCGCACCAGACCTCGGTGAGCCGGGGATTGCCGGACTGAGCGACGCCCTCGCGGACGAAGTCAAGGTCCCGCGGCCGGTACCACCACGATTCGACGATCGCCGTGCCCGGCATCGCGGCGACCAGCTGCCACATGGTTTCCGAGGCGATCTGGCCCAGCTTGCCGCTGCCGACCCGGCCCAGGGCCAGATCCGCGAGGGCTTCCTTGATGCTGTCCTTGGAGATAACCGGCACGCCCAGCACCTCGCCGAGCCGGGCCGCCAGGGTGCTTTTGCCCGCGCCGGGAAGACCGTTGATCAGGATTACAGATTCAGCCATGGTTCATTGTGGCTTGCCGGCGGCGTCCGGCTCGAAAGCAGCGCTATTAAGGAAAAACCGAGGGTGATCAATCCCGATATCGACCACGAAACGTTCAGCAGCGGTGAATGCCTGCGCCTGGGCTGCCTGCGAGGCGCGCCAGTCGTTCGGCACCTGCAGGGAGTGGTCGGCGTCGTCGATCTCAACAAAGGTGCCGGCGGTCCCGGACAGTCCGGCGGTGTCCCAGAACTTGTCACGCAATCCGCCGATCAGCAGATCGGCTTTGGTGGTCCGGGAGAGCGTTGTGCGGATGGCGGCGTCCGTCCAGCGGATGGCGCGGACGTGCCAGCCGCGGTCCTTGAGCAATTCGGCGGGCCAGTCCAACAGGGGAGACTCGACCTTATAGCCCGCGCCGGGAACAACAACGGCGACTTTGGGCGCGCCCTGTTGATCAGGCGCGCACCCGGGCCGGAGGAAGGTCTCCATGGGGTCGATCCTAGGGCGGACTCCCGCCTGAGCCGGGTAGCTCAGCCGGACAGGCGCGCCTTGGCTGCATGTTCAACAAGGACCGGCACGAAGTCGCGGATCCGGCCACCATCCAGTGCCTGGTGTTCCTCCCGCACGGCCTCTTCGATGCTGGAGCGCGAGAGGTGCGGAAAACGTTCCGCTAGGCGGTCGACGACAATCCCGAGAGCCTTCACTTCGTCGTCCCTGTTCACTCCCCAAGTGTCCCGCCCGCCGGGCCGGACGGTCAAGGATCACCCGCCTCGCCGCCGCCTCGCCGCCGGACGGTCGCACCCGCAACGCACCCGTATTACGCAAAGCTTTTGTATCCTAATTTGGCTTAGGCAAGCCTAAGCCAATACCATCGTCCGGGTGACCACGCAGCTTGACTTTATGCGGGTGCCCTTCGCCGCCGACCTTGCGAGCTACGGGGACCGACCCGCCATCCTGACCGACACCCTGACCCTGAGCTACCGGGAGCTGGCCGAACGCGTCGACGAACTCGCCCTCCGGCTCGGCCCCGAACGCCGGCTCGTGGCGTTGACCGCCGCGAACGACGTCGGCTCGCTCGTCGCCTACCTGGCGGCGCTGACGGGCGGCCACCCTCTCATCCTCCTGCCCGAGGACAAGCCCGCCGCCCTGGACTCCCTGCTTGCGGCCTACGACCCCGACGTCGTGCTCCGGCCCGGCGGCGGGCACCCGCTCCTGGAGGAAAGGCGGCCCGGCACACGGCACGAGCTCCATCCGGATCTTGCCCTGCTGCTCAGCACCTCCGGATCCACGGGCTCGCCCAAGCTCGTCCGCCTCTCGCACACCAACCTGCAGTCCAACGCCGAATCCATTGCGGCATACCTGGACATCGCCCCGAACGACCGCGCCGCGACGACGCTGCCCATGTCCTACTGCTACGGGCTGTCGGTGATCAACAGCCACCTGCTCCGCGGCGCAGGCCTGGTCCTCACGGACCTCTCCGTCGTCGACCCGTGTTTCTGGGATCTGTTCCGAAACCGTGGGGCGACGGCGTTCGCGGCGGTGCCGTACACGTTCGAGCTGCTCGAACGCGTGGGGTTCGCGGACATGGAGCTGCCCGGGCTGCGCTACGTCACCCAGGCCGGCGGCCGGTTGGCGCCGGAGTCGGTGCGCCGGTACGCCGAGCTGGGCCGCCGGAACGGCTGGGACCTCTTCGTGATGTACGGCCAAACCGAGGCGACCGCCCGGATGGCGTACCTGCCGCCGGAACTCGCCGCCAACGTCCCCGGCGCTGTTGGCGTCGCCGTGCCCGGCGGTTCGTTCCGGATCGACCCGGTTCCTGGCCTGGAGCACGGCGAACTGGTCTACTCCGGCCCCAACGTCATGCTGGGCTATGCCGAGACCCCGGCGGACCTCGCCTTGGGCCGGACCATCACGGAACTCCGCACAGGCGATCTCGCCCGGCAGCACCCCGCAGGAGTGTACGAGGTGGTGGGCCGGCGCAGCAGGTTCGTCAAGATCGTCGGACTGCGCGTCGACCTGGGGCAGGTGGAACGACTCCTGGCAGACCTCGGCGTGCAGGCGGCCGCGGCCGGGACGGACGACGGCATCGTCGTCGCCGTCGAAGGCGACCACGACACCCGCCTGCTGGGCAAGGTCCTCGCCCAGGGGATGGGGTTGCCGCGCGCGGCCCTCCAACTCCACGCCGTCGATGAGCTCCCGCGCCTGGCCTCAGGCAAACTCGACTATCAGGCCGTCCTGGCGCTGTCCCGGCCCGAGCGGGGGACCGTGGCCGCGGAGGCGGGCGCCGACGGCGCCGGCGTCGCCGTCGGCCCGGGCAGTGTCCGCGGGATTTTCCGGGACGCCCTGGAGCGCGAGGAGATTGCCGACGGCGACACGTTCGTCTCGCTCGGCGGGGACTCGCTGTCCTACGTGGCCGCCTCGGTGCGGCTGGAGCAGGCCCTGGGCCACCTCCCGCAGGACTGGCACGTGACCCCGGTCCGGGACCTGGAAGAGCGCGCGGGCGGGGTGCCGGTGCGGAAACGGCGGCGCGTCTTCGTCCCGGTCGAAACGGGCACCGTGTTGCGGGCGGTGGGGATCGTCCTGATCATCGGCACCCACGTTGGACTCTTCACGTGGCAGGGCGCCGCCCATGTCCTGATGGCCGTGGCCGGGTACAACTTCGCCCGCTTCCAGCTCGCCGGGGAGCGCCTGCCGCGGCTGCGGCGGCAGCTGGCCAGCGTGGCCAGAATCGTGGTGCCCAGCACGGCGTTCATCCTGTTCGCCTACCTGGCCACCGACAACTACAGCCCGGCCAACGTCCTGCTCCTGAATGCCGTCATCGGGCCCGAGGCCGTGACCACCCAGTGGCATTTCTGGTTCGTCGAGGTCCTTGTCTACCTGCTCCTGGCCATGACGGCCCTGCTGGCCATACCGTGGGCGGACCGCGCCGAGCGGCGCTTCCCCCTGCTGCTGCCGCTGGCCCTGACCGGCGCCGGCCTGCTCACCCGCTACGAGCTGGTGGATCCCGGCGTGCCGCACACGGCGCCGGCGCTCTGGCTCTTCGCCCTGGGCTGGGCCATTGCACGGTCCCGGACGGCGGCCCAGCGGTGTGTGGTTTCGGCCATCGCCGTGCTGACCGTGCCGGGGTTCTTCGAGAACGCGGCCCGGGAAGGAACGCTGCTGGCCGGGATCCTGCTGCTCATCTGGCTGCCCAGCCTCCCGGTGCCGGCGGCGCTCCGCAGGCTCACCGTGCTCCTGGCCAGCGCCTCTCTTTATGCGTACCTGGTGCACTGGCTGGTGTACCCGCCGCTCGCCGGAATCAGCCCGGCCGTCGCCGTGGCGGCCTCGCTCGCCGCGGGGGTGGCGTATTGGGCGCTGTGGACCCGGGCGATGTCCGTGGCCGGCCGGTGGCGGACCGGCGCGCAGCTCCGCAGGGCGGCCCGGCGGCTGAAAAGTCAGGGGCCGGAGAGCTCCAACCGCGGATAGAGGACGTCGAAGCCCGCGCTGAGCCCGCCGTTCAGCGCCCCGATGACATGGCCGCCATTGGGAACCTCGTGGTACGTGACGGTCATTCCCGCGGCAGTTGCCGCGGCGGAAAGGTGGCGGGCCGCCTCCAGGTACACCGGATCGTCGGTGGACGCCGTGAAGATGGCCGTGGTGTCCGGGTACTTCCGCTGCTTCAGGATGTTGGCTGGTTTCTCGGCGTCGTAGGCCGCCTGGCTGCCGCCGAACATCTCCCGCAGGTTGGTCTCCGGTTCTTCCGCTCCCGGGTATTCCTCCCCGGAGATGTCCAGGACGTTGCCCCAGACGGAGGGATACTTTGCCGCAAAAGAGATCGCGCATTGGCCGCCGTGGGAATAGCCGGCGATGGTCCAATACTTGCGGTCGTCGATGATGTGCAGGTGGCCCCGCGCCCAGTCCACCACGTCGCGGTTAATGAACGTTTCGGGACGTCCGTGGAGCGGCGAATCCAGGCAGAGATTGTCGACGGCGGGGTTCCTGAGTTGGTCTGCGACGATCACGATGGGGGCCAGCCCGTCGTGGCGTGAGGCAAAGTCATCCAGAATCGTCTTGACGTACTGGGGGTCCGGATTCCCGGGCTGCCCCATCATAAAAACCACTAGCGGTAGGGCGGGCGGGTCGGCCACCAGGGCCGCCGGGGGAAGATACAGCCCCGCCGGCCGCGAGTCGAAACCGGACACTGTTGGCGGGATGGCGATCTGGGCTGTTGTTCCCTCCGGCGGCAGCTGCTCCGGCGCCTTCCAGCGCTCCCACAGCGGCGCCTGATGCTTGGCCGGGGTGTGGGGTTTGACGGGATCCAGCTCGATCCTGGGGGCGAGGGAAATCCCCAGCAAGGACGCCACAGTCGGGTGCAGACCGTAGTAGGCGTTGACTCCCAGCACCGCGGTGACGGCAAAAACGAGGGCCGCTGCGCACGCCAGCGCTTTCCGCCACGGCCGTGATCGCCGGAGACTGGCCGCGCAGATTCCCAGCCCCGCGAAGCACGCGATCACCCAGAGCCGGACGTGCCACCCCAGCGGGCCGCCGAAGGCGTGCATCAGGCCCTCCGAAACAATCAGGAGCGCGGCGCCGACGGCGGCGCCAACCACCCCCGCCTTGGCCGGGAAGACCAGGAGCCGCAGCCGACGTCCGAGCAGAAGCGCGACGGCGAAGCCCACACTCAGCGCGTAGAACGTCACGATCAGGGGGCCGTCAACGATGTTGAGGGTCAGCAAGAAGGAATCCATTGAACCCAAGAATGCGTGATACGGGGACCGTCCCCGGCCGGGACGGCAGCTCCCGCGGCGTGAGGGGGCCGGTGCTAACAATCAACCAGAGCGGGCTGCGGCTCCGGTCATCGCGTTGATCATACTGCCGCGGCTGGCACCCGGCCGAGTGGGCGGTGGACGTAACCACGAACCGGCAAAAGGAAACGCCACCCCCTATCCGGCGGGTGGCGTTTCCTGACGGTTCTCTGAGCTGGCAGCGAATCCGGCCCCGAGGCTACTTGTCGCGGCTTTTGCCGCCGCTGTCGCCCTTGTCCTTGGTGATGGACTCTACGGCGCCGGTCTGTTCGTCGAGCAGGACCTTATCGGAGCGCTGCCTATCGAAGTTGAACATGGCGCTCAGCGAGCCGGCCTATTTGGCCGGGGTGACGGCGGCCTCGTAGGTGAGGATTTCGGTGCCGTTGCCCTCTTCGCCGTTGTCGGGCGCGACCTTCATGGTGAGGTGGTCGCCGTCGGCGGTCATCTTGAAGGGGTTGCGAGTGGCGACGTGCCCGGCAGTGGACCACTGCTGGAACGGGGCCTCGCGGGTTACGCCGTGGGACTTGAGGTCGATCATTGCCATGCCACCGAGTTCGTACGTGGCTCCGGCGCCGCCGGCCGCCGGGGTCTGCGGCAGGTTGGTGATGCCGCCGCAAAGCATCTTGGCGTTGGGCACGTACTGGCAGTCCTGGTAGTCGATGAAGAAGTTCGGGTTTTCCCAGGTTGAGAGCTGCTTGCCCTGAAGGTCCCATTCGGCGAAGCGGCGCGAGCCCCAGGTGTTGCCGACCAAGTGGCCCGTCTGCTTGTCCATCACGATGCCGCCGAAGTGGTCCGGCACCTCGAACTGTTTGTGCACGTCGAGCCTGTTCGCGTCGACCTTGTAGATGATCGCGCTGCTGTTGGGCCGGTACTGGGCCACCGGGACCCACACACTGGTGCCGTCGAAGTCGATGCCGCCCGGGTGGTACATGTCTCCTTCGCCCAGGACGATGTCCTTCTGCAGGTTTCCGGCAGTGTCCATCACAAACAGGTGACCGATGCCCTTGCCGGGCGAACGGTCGAAGCCGTTCTGCGGGGTCGGAAACTTTGTGGTGGGTTCGGTGATCTGTACGGCGGAGAGGAAGATGTGGTCCTGGCTGTAAGCGATTCCTTCGGTGTGGTACGTGGGGAAGTTCAGCTTCAGCTTGGACGTCTGCTGCCACTTCGTGTTGCGGTCGACGCCGTCGAACGCGTCGGCCAGTGCGGTATCCGTTTCATGATGGGAACCTGCTCCGTTTCCGGCGGGCTGATCGTTGGTTCCTGCAGCCTGGGCGGCAGCGGTGCCGCCAATTGCGGACGCGGCCAGCACGAAGGCTGCGGCGGCGGTGAGGATGCCTCGGGTACGAGTCGTGCGCATGGGAAAGCCTCTCAAAGGTTGGGTCTCTGGGACTTCCCCCAAGCTACGCATGGGTAATGAACCGTGCGTGTAGGGAGGGTGAACAGCGCGCCGACTAGCTGTCGGGCGGCGCGGCGGCGGATCGTGGGGCGCTAAGCCGACTCAAGGACTCGCTTAAGGGTGCCCAGCTGGTCCACCTCGGCGCGCATGGTCCGGGCGATCATCGGCCCGACAACCTTCATAAGTCCCTTGGGCTCAAGGTCCAGGCTGAAACGAACGGTGGTTCCGCCCGTAGCTTCGCTCAGGTGGTACGTTCCGGCCGGACGTGCCGGGCCCGCGACAACCTGGAAGTCCAGCCGCCTCCCTGGGTCCGCGGCGGTGATCTCGTAGTCACCGGTGATGGGCCGCCCGCCTGGCCCAGAGAGTGTCTGGGCGTAGATTGCCCCGACGGCACCCGGGGTGCCCGTCTTAAGTGCAATGCTCTGAATCCCCGACCGCCACGCAGCGT harbors:
- a CDS encoding SDR family NAD(P)-dependent oxidoreductase, which encodes MNNTYTSPNQSGRAVVVTGGASGIGKAIAEAFTANGDRVAVLDRSGAGGAIAVDVSDEESVKAAFATARDQLGSIDILVNSAGLLTESRLEDMTLAMWNETISVDLTGVFLCCREVVGEMRQQKWGRIINIASQLAIKGGTGLSHYSAAKAGVVGLTKALALETAGDNVLVNSIAPGPIETPLVDGISEDWKAAKRAELPLGRFGKPAEVAPTALLLASDPGGNLFVGQTLGPNSGDVMP
- a CDS encoding AAA family ATPase, translating into MAESVILINGLPGAGKSTLAARLGEVLGVPVISKDSIKEALADLALGRVGSGKLGQIASETMWQLVAAMPGTAIVESWWYRPRDLDFVREGVAQSGNPRLTEVWCEVPPGLAWDRYQGRQRHAIHPTANAAERDWAEWSENAVPLGVGRTVHVDTSAPVDAASLAAELAARRLG
- a CDS encoding AMP-binding protein; the encoded protein is MTTQLDFMRVPFAADLASYGDRPAILTDTLTLSYRELAERVDELALRLGPERRLVALTAANDVGSLVAYLAALTGGHPLILLPEDKPAALDSLLAAYDPDVVLRPGGGHPLLEERRPGTRHELHPDLALLLSTSGSTGSPKLVRLSHTNLQSNAESIAAYLDIAPNDRAATTLPMSYCYGLSVINSHLLRGAGLVLTDLSVVDPCFWDLFRNRGATAFAAVPYTFELLERVGFADMELPGLRYVTQAGGRLAPESVRRYAELGRRNGWDLFVMYGQTEATARMAYLPPELAANVPGAVGVAVPGGSFRIDPVPGLEHGELVYSGPNVMLGYAETPADLALGRTITELRTGDLARQHPAGVYEVVGRRSRFVKIVGLRVDLGQVERLLADLGVQAAAAGTDDGIVVAVEGDHDTRLLGKVLAQGMGLPRAALQLHAVDELPRLASGKLDYQAVLALSRPERGTVAAEAGADGAGVAVGPGSVRGIFRDALEREEIADGDTFVSLGGDSLSYVAASVRLEQALGHLPQDWHVTPVRDLEERAGGVPVRKRRRVFVPVETGTVLRAVGIVLIIGTHVGLFTWQGAAHVLMAVAGYNFARFQLAGERLPRLRRQLASVARIVVPSTAFILFAYLATDNYSPANVLLLNAVIGPEAVTTQWHFWFVEVLVYLLLAMTALLAIPWADRAERRFPLLLPLALTGAGLLTRYELVDPGVPHTAPALWLFALGWAIARSRTAAQRCVVSAIAVLTVPGFFENAAREGTLLAGILLLIWLPSLPVPAALRRLTVLLASASLYAYLVHWLVYPPLAGISPAVAVAASLAAGVAYWALWTRAMSVAGRWRTGAQLRRAARRLKSQGPESSNRG
- a CDS encoding SRPBCC family protein, with protein sequence MAHAENDLTINRSPEDVFAFLADGLNNAAWRSGIQSIALKTGTPGAVGAIYAQTLSGPGGRPITGDYEITAADPGRRLDFQVVAGPARPAGTYHLSEATGGTTVRFSLDLEPKGLMKVVGPMIARTMRAEVDQLGTLKRVLESA
- a CDS encoding NADH:flavin oxidoreductase; translation: MIDFTPLWSPFQIGSTHLDNRVALAPMTRISATEDGLATERMASYYRTFARGGFGLLITEGIYPDTAHSQGYHYQPGIATEEQTRSWATVVDGVHSAGARMFAQLMHAGAQSQGNRFVTSSIGPSAVAPKGEQLAFYRGEGPYPVPAEITPDQMTDVRKGFVTAALNAKRAGFDGVEIHGANGYLLDQFLTDYLNQRTDSYGGSPENRVRFAAEICRDVRDAVGPDMTVGIRISQSKVSDNDHRWSGTGEEAEVIFSTLGATGVDFIHTTEYQASEPAFEDSEETLAALAKAHSGVTVIANGKLDDPETAVSMLRDGAADVVALGKAALANRNWPHLVRNNLEFDELDPGVFAPLADVKDWELEPPA
- a CDS encoding three-helix bundle dimerization domain-containing protein, coding for MNRDDEVKALGIVVDRLAERFPHLSRSSIEEAVREEHQALDGGRIRDFVPVLVEHAAKARLSG
- a CDS encoding DUF6454 family protein; the encoded protein is MRTTRTRGILTAAAAFVLAASAIGGTAAAQAAGTNDQPAGNGAGSHHETDTALADAFDGVDRNTKWQQTSKLKLNFPTYHTEGIAYSQDHIFLSAVQITEPTTKFPTPQNGFDRSPGKGIGHLFVMDTAGNLQKDIVLGEGDMYHPGGIDFDGTSVWVPVAQYRPNSSAIIYKVDANRLDVHKQFEVPDHFGGIVMDKQTGHLVGNTWGSRRFAEWDLQGKQLSTWENPNFFIDYQDCQYVPNAKMLCGGITNLPQTPAAGGAGATYELGGMAMIDLKSHGVTREAPFQQWSTAGHVATRNPFKMTADGDHLTMKVAPDNGEEGNGTEILTYEAAVTPAK
- a CDS encoding esterase family protein, which translates into the protein MDSFLLTLNIVDGPLIVTFYALSVGFAVALLLGRRLRLLVFPAKAGVVGAAVGAALLIVSEGLMHAFGGPLGWHVRLWVIACFAGLGICAASLRRSRPWRKALACAAALVFAVTAVLGVNAYYGLHPTVASLLGISLAPRIELDPVKPHTPAKHQAPLWERWKAPEQLPPEGTTAQIAIPPTVSGFDSRPAGLYLPPAALVADPPALPLVVFMMGQPGNPDPQYVKTILDDFASRHDGLAPIVIVADQLRNPAVDNLCLDSPLHGRPETFINRDVVDWARGHLHIIDDRKYWTIAGYSHGGQCAISFAAKYPSVWGNVLDISGEEYPGAEEPETNLREMFGGSQAAYDAEKPANILKQRKYPDTTAIFTASTDDPVYLEAARHLSAAATAAGMTVTYHEVPNGGHVIGALNGGLSAGFDVLYPRLELSGP